The Candidatus Saccharibacteria bacterium genome has a segment encoding these proteins:
- a CDS encoding flippase-like domain-containing protein: MITTTVKRYLNKLVKLLTDTYRDPRFIITSLFALVGFLITTAQVVEADELDNFEKYIFELINQLGDGLYSFFYIITQFGSLLSLVVWAAAIAFYFRKRAALAAVVSGFLGWLIAKPLKAYIGRARPGEILDSLNIFTDEKFSGLGYPSGHATLSAAVATAVFLYLKPKNRKYLLIFVALIGISRVYLGGHFPRDIIGGWFLGVLAGCIGSFLIGSSRDAASNKYIKNVLNKNGIKAAAIKEFSGDARGSRPIFITLEDKTKLFGKIVTSQEQAADWLFKTFRFFKYKNFKDEDPYLNPKRHTEHEAFVAEWARKFGVNTPQVIKIVHVKDSQWLLVQDMVDAEPLDKQKKVSQKTLEQTWRQILKLHDADIAHRDLRASNVLVDKDKQPWIIDFGFAEVAGDEMRKRVDIAEFLTTTSMLFGVKKSLAAALAVLEKQKLQEAAPYVQPAALSGATTSAIKNDKQTFEQLQTALKDMHDNQEVFEHQALLRITKKQIINLALVAVLFFIIIPQFNVFKDSFASLSDINFIYIPAVIVASMTTYIFAAGTITTIPSVPVSYRKAVMAQLAGSYASKLAPRGLGSSAVNLQFLRKQGMSLSRATSVMLTDKFLGFLLFVIPFGSVVVISGQSSLSQLLPDMKTYYVYIALGIILAGITVLVAKRTWQEKIIQSLKKSYFEIKQLAYRPRSLLLAALFSLGVTVSYLLTLYLCFTALQVDISILQIIVTYAAATFASSVTPTPGGLGGFEAGLIAAMVSFGVEQSAAYSVAILYRLATFWLPIPLALAAFKFARSKDII; encoded by the coding sequence ATGATTACTACTACCGTGAAGCGATATCTTAATAAACTGGTTAAACTATTAACCGACACCTACCGTGACCCTCGATTTATTATTACGAGTTTATTTGCGCTCGTTGGGTTTTTAATAACTACTGCACAGGTTGTAGAAGCTGATGAACTCGATAATTTTGAGAAGTATATATTTGAACTGATCAACCAACTGGGCGATGGGTTATATTCATTTTTTTATATAATTACTCAGTTTGGCTCATTATTATCACTAGTGGTCTGGGCGGCTGCTATAGCTTTTTATTTTAGAAAACGAGCAGCGCTAGCCGCTGTTGTATCAGGTTTTTTAGGTTGGCTAATCGCAAAGCCTTTAAAAGCGTATATCGGGCGAGCCAGACCAGGCGAAATTCTTGACAGCTTGAATATCTTTACAGATGAAAAATTTAGTGGATTGGGATACCCTTCGGGTCACGCCACCTTATCTGCCGCTGTTGCAACAGCAGTTTTTTTGTACCTTAAGCCAAAAAATCGCAAGTACTTGCTTATATTTGTAGCGCTAATCGGCATAAGCCGAGTTTATCTCGGTGGCCACTTCCCTCGTGACATTATAGGTGGCTGGTTCCTTGGTGTTCTCGCAGGCTGTATTGGTTCATTTTTAATCGGCAGCTCTAGAGACGCTGCCTCTAACAAGTACATCAAAAATGTATTAAATAAGAATGGTATAAAGGCTGCAGCAATTAAAGAGTTCAGCGGGGATGCTCGTGGGTCAAGACCTATTTTTATTACACTTGAAGATAAAACTAAACTGTTTGGCAAAATAGTAACTAGCCAAGAGCAGGCTGCCGACTGGTTGTTTAAAACGTTTCGTTTTTTTAAATACAAGAACTTCAAAGACGAGGACCCCTACCTTAACCCAAAACGACACACCGAACATGAAGCGTTCGTAGCAGAATGGGCTCGTAAATTTGGCGTCAACACACCTCAAGTTATTAAGATCGTTCATGTCAAAGATAGCCAGTGGTTATTAGTACAAGACATGGTAGACGCTGAGCCACTCGACAAGCAAAAAAAAGTAAGTCAAAAAACTTTAGAGCAAACCTGGCGACAAATTTTAAAACTTCATGATGCAGATATTGCTCACCGTGATTTACGAGCAAGCAACGTACTTGTCGATAAAGACAAGCAGCCATGGATTATAGACTTTGGTTTTGCAGAAGTGGCTGGTGATGAGATGAGGAAAAGAGTTGATATTGCCGAATTCTTAACAACCACCAGTATGCTATTTGGTGTTAAAAAATCTCTTGCTGCTGCTCTGGCAGTTTTAGAGAAACAAAAACTGCAAGAAGCTGCTCCGTATGTTCAGCCGGCAGCTCTCAGTGGAGCCACTACTAGTGCTATTAAAAACGACAAGCAAACTTTCGAGCAACTACAAACTGCCTTAAAAGACATGCATGATAATCAGGAAGTTTTTGAACATCAAGCCCTATTACGAATAACAAAGAAACAAATTATAAACCTGGCCTTGGTCGCAGTGTTATTCTTCATAATTATTCCTCAATTTAATGTATTTAAAGACTCGTTCGCATCGCTATCTGATATAAATTTTATTTACATACCAGCGGTCATAGTAGCTTCCATGACAACATATATCTTTGCAGCAGGCACCATAACTACCATTCCCTCTGTACCTGTTAGCTACCGCAAGGCAGTTATGGCGCAGTTGGCCGGTTCGTATGCAAGTAAGTTAGCGCCTCGTGGGCTTGGTTCGAGTGCGGTTAATTTACAATTTTTGCGCAAACAAGGCATGTCGCTGTCGCGTGCTACGTCTGTTATGCTAACCGACAAATTTCTTGGCTTCTTGCTGTTTGTTATTCCGTTTGGTTCGGTTGTAGTAATTAGCGGTCAATCATCACTTTCACAGCTACTACCGGATATGAAAACGTACTACGTTTATATAGCGCTGGGGATAATTTTGGCCGGCATTACTGTATTGGTCGCAAAACGAACCTGGCAAGAAAAAATTATTCAATCGCTAAAAAAGAGCTACTTTGAAATAAAGCAACTTGCCTATAGACCGCGATCGTTGCTGCTTGCTGCTTTATTTTCTCTCGGGGTAACGGTAAGCTACCTCCTCACTTTATATTTGTGTTTCACAGCATTACAAGTCGACATATCGATACTACAAATAATCGTCACGTATGCTGCCGCTACCTTCGCGAGTTCGGTCACACCGACGCCAGGTGGCTTAGGTGGTTTCGAAGCTGGATTAATTGCAGCAATGGTAAGTTTTGGCGTGGAACAGTCTGCGGCTTACTCGGTGGCTATCCTCTATCGTTTAGCTACCTTTTGGCTACCTATTCCTTTAGCTCTAGCCGCTTTTAAGTTTGCTAGGTCTAAAGACATTATTTGA